The Impatiens glandulifera chromosome 8, dImpGla2.1, whole genome shotgun sequence genome includes a window with the following:
- the LOC124913020 gene encoding agamous-like MADS-box protein AGL62 — protein sequence MENIPSNSRENKRSKGGQRILMDRRREREEDRQVTFSKRRSGLYKKISELSLVCAIDFIIMILSPSGKLHSFASPNMELIAMKLLNNKKLESNMETNSLMETSVRENLARLTSQLIEVKNLLDKEKEQIDKMVKARKTKSIIDTPVSDLNEGDAKMLED from the coding sequence ATGGAAAATATCCCTAGCAACTCTAGAGAAAACAAGCGTTCAAAAGGCGGTCAGAGAATTCTCATGGACCGACGTCGGGAGAGGGAAGAAGATCGACAAGTCACTTTCTCCAAACGCCGTAGTGGTTTGTACAAAAAGATCAGCGAATTGAGTCTCGTTTGTGCTATCGATTTTATTATCATGATCTTATCTCCATCGGGGAAGCTCCACTCATTTGCTTCTCCGAACATGGAGTTGATTGCAATGAAACTACTCAATAACAAGAAACTCGAGAGCAATATGGAAACCAATTCTCTTATGGAGACGTCTGTTAGAGAAAATCTGGCTAGACTAACTAGCCAACTTATTGAGGTAAAGAATCTATTGGATAAGGAGAAAGAACAAATAGATAAAATGGTTAAAGCACGTAAAACGAAATCGATTATTGATACTCCTGTTTCGGATCTCAATGAGGGTGATGCTAAAATGTTAGAGGATTGA